Below is a window of Burkholderia cepacia DNA.
CATCGATATCGACATCGCGGCGACGCCATTCACGAATTCGCTGCCGATCGGCCGCCTGGGGCTCGTGCGTGGCGAGCGGCGGCCGATCGACGTCGTGTACATCTCGACGCCGGACCTGAAGGTCACGCCGGTCAAGCAGGCTTACGCATGCATCGAGCCGGGCCGGCGCTACCGTTACGAAGGCATCTTCCGAAATTTCACCGCCGAGATGGACATCGACGACGGCGGGCTCGTGATCGACTACGAGACGCTGTTCAGACGTCTGCCGGCGCCGACGGGGCGCTGAACCGCCGCATTCGCGACCGCCGGCCGCTCCTGCGCGGACGCGAAGCGATCAATCCGCGACGCAATCATGTCCGGGTGGCGCAGCACGACCCAGTGGCTGCCATCGATTTCCTCGCGCACATGGTCGCCGAGCCAGCGGTCGAGGTCGACCGACATCTCGGGTGTGACATAACGGTCGCGCACCGGCACGAGGATCTGCACCGGCGCCTGCGCGTACCGCTCCCGCGGCTTGCGCGCCCGTGCGAGGAAGTTCGCGCGGTACAACTGCAGCCCGTTCAGCGCGTTCTTCAATTGCACGGGGTCGCGCTCGGCGCGCACGCGTTCGGTGATCTGCAGCCAGCGCGGCCACAGCGCCGCACCGCCGAGCCGCCACACCAGCGACGGCACGACCGGCAGGTGGAAGAACGCGATGTACCACGACTTCAGGCTCTGCTTGAGCCGCATCTTCGCGCGGAACACATGATCGAGGCACGGGCCCGAGATCGACGTGTACGACGCGATCCGGCCGCGGAATGCGGGATCGGTCACGGCTTCCCAGCACTGGATCGAACCCCAGTCGTGGCCGACGAGATGGAACGGCCGGCCGCCGCAGGTCGCGTCGGCCACCGCCTTCAGGTCGGCGGCGAGCCGCTCGAGCGTGTAGTCGGCGCGGCGGCGCGGCGCATCGGACGCGCCGGCGCCGCGCACGTCGTATGCGATCACGCGGTAGCGCTTCGCGAGCCGCGCGCGGATCGGCGCCCACACGGCCGCCGAGTCGGGGTAGCCGTGCACGAGGATCAGCGGCGGCGCGCGACGCGACCCGCTTACGTAGACGGCGAGTTTCACGTCGCCGGACTGAACGGTCAGCATCTCGTGGGCGCGCGCCATGGCGTCATGCCTGCGGGACCGGGTGCAGCGGCACGCGGCGCGGAGCGGCTTGCGCCGCGTAGCGCGCATTGGTCGCGTCGATGTTCTCGAGCAGCGTGTCGAGCCCCTGCAGGTACTGGTGGTTGTCGTGGTCCCACGGGTGGAAGCCCGGGCGGAAGTAGTCGAGCCATTCGCGCGCGATGCTCGGGAACACGCCGTGCTTCGGGCCGTACAGATACTTCACGAGGCGCCACATGCCGCCGAACTTGCCGTGTTCGCGACGGTGCGCGCGCATCAGGCGCACGTGGAAGTCGAACACGATCGCCCAGAAGAATACGGTGGTGGTCAGCATCGTGCCCGTGCGCAGCAGGTAGCTGCCGAGGCCCGGCTTCATCACGGTGGTCCACACGTCGTAGGACACCGCCTTGTGCTCGGTTTCCTCCATCGCGTGCCACATCCACATCTGCTGGTAGCCTTCGACCGAGCCGTCGATCCGGTGCTCGTGGCCCGACAGCAACTGGTTCGCGAGAATCGCCGTGTAGTGCTCGAGCGCGATCGTGATCGCGAGCTGCATCGAATGCGGGAGCGCCTTCTTGAACCAGCCGAGGATCGTCCACAGACGCTTGTCGAGCTTGTGTGCGGGCAGACCCGACGACTGCAGCAGATCGTTGTATTCGATGTGCTCGCGCGTGTGCATCGCTTCCTGGCCAATGAAGCCGAGCACCTGTTTCTTCAGCTCGGGATCCTCGATCCGGTCGCGGTAGTTGCGCACCGAATCCATGAAGAAGCGTTCGCCGGCCGGGAACAGCAGCGACAGCGCATTCATGAAGTGCGTGACCGGCACGCCCTGCACGTGCCAGTCGCGCGCGCGTTCGGGGGGCAGTGCGAAACGGATGTCGCGCCGTACGGGCATCATGTTCGGGGTCGTCATGATTGTTCTCCTCCCTGATTGCCTGCATTGTTGTAGGTGGCGTGCAGCGGTGCGGGCGCCGGCGTGCCGCGCGCGGCGTCGCGGCGCGCGCGGGCGGCCTCGCGGCGCGTCGCGAGCACGACGAGCGCCTGGTATGCGGACGGCAGCACGCGCGCCATCCAGTCGCCGGCCTTCGCGTCGCGGCCGATCAGCACGCGGCGCTTGTTCTTGCGCACGCCCGAGAGGATCGTGCGCGCGGCATCGTCGGCGGTCGTGATGAAGAACTTCTCGAACGTGTCGCGGCCTTGCTGCTCGCTCGCGACCATGAAGCCGACCATGTTCTTCGACACGCGGCTTGCCTGCGCGATGTTCGTGCGGATGCCGCCCGGATGCACGCAGGTCGCCGATACGCCGCACTTCATCATGTCGAGTTCCTGGCGCAGCGATTCGGTGAAGCCGCGCACCGCGAACTTGGTCGCGTTGTAGCCGCTCATACCCGGTTGCGCGAAGATCCCGAACAGGCTCGACGTGTTGATCACGTGGCCGTCGCCCGATGCCTTCAGGTGCGGCAGGAACGCCTTCGTGCCGTGCACGACGCCCCAGAAGTTGATGTTCACGATCCACTCGAGATCGCTGTATTCCATTCCTTCGATCGTGCTCGACAGCGCGACGCCCGCGTTGTTGAAGATCAGGTTGACCTTGCCGTGTTCCTTCGCGGTGTCGTCGGCCCACGCGAACATCGCGTCGCGCTCGCCGACGTCCAGCACGCGCGTCGATACGCGCGCGTTCGGCGCGATCGCGCGGACGATCCGCTCGGTTTCGGCGAGACCGACGCCGTTCTTGTAGCGACACGTGGCAGCCGGCCTGCGCGAGCTGGATCGCGAGCGAGCGGCCCATGCCCGAGCCGGCACCCGTGATCGCGGCGACCTTGTTGGCGAAATCTCTCATGTCAATGGCTCCTTGTCTGGCTCAGGCCGCTTCGGCGGACGTGGAAGTCGAAGCGGAAGCGGCGGGCGCGGCGGCGGGCCGCGCGGTCGTGTCGTGTTGCGGCGCGCGATACGCGTGGTAGTCGGCGATCGAGAAGTGCGCGGTCGCCTGGCGGAAGCGCCACGTGAAGCCCGGCCACAGCGTCGTGTTCTTGCCGGTGCGCGGATCGAGGTACCAGCTCTTGCAGCCGCCCGTCGACCAGATCGCCTTCTTGAGCCGGCCCTGCAGGTCGCTGTTGAACTGCGCCTCGACGAGCGGGCGCACCTCGATCGCGTCCGCCCGTTCGCGGTGCATCGCCTGCAGCGCGCCGAGGATGTATTCGATCTGCGACTCGATCATGAACACCATCGAGTTGTGACCGAGGCCCGTGTTCGGGCCGACAATCATGAAGAAGTTCGGGTAGCCGGGCAGCGTCGAGCCGAGATATGCGTGCGCGCCGTCGCGCCACGCGTCGACGATGTCGAGCCCGCCGCGGCCGATGATCGCGCCGCGCGGATACGGATCGGCCACCTGGAAGCCGGTGCCGTAGATCAGGCAATCGACTTCATGACGGCGGCCGTCGGTCGTCACGACCGCATCGGCCTCGATGTGGTCGATGCCGGTCGTGACCACGTCGACGTTCTTGCGCGACAGCGCCGGGTAGTAGTCGTTCGAAATCAGCACGCGCTTGCAGCCGAGCGTGTAGTTCGGCGTGACGGTCTTGCGCAGCTCCGGATCGGGAATCTGCTTGCGGATGTGGCGCAGCGCGAGTTTCTGCACGTTCTTCATCAGCGACGGATGGATCGCGAAGCCGAGCACGCGCGATTCGAGCATCCAGTAGATGCTGCTGCGCACGGCTTTCTGCGTGAACGGCAGCGTGCGGAACAGCCATTTCTCGAGCCCGGTCAGGTTGCGGTCGGGCTTCGGCATGATCCACGGCGGCGTGCGCTGGAACAGCGCGAGTTCCTTCACGCGCGGTGCGATCTGCGGCACGAACTGGATCGCGCTCGCGCCGGTGCCGATCACCGCGACGCGCTTGCCTTCAAGCGCATAGTCGTGATCCCACTGTTGCGAGTGGAACGCGCGGCCCTTGAAGTTCTCGACGCCGGGAATCGACGGCAGCGCGGCGCGCGACAGGCCGCCCATCCCCGACACCAGCACGCGCGCGGACAGCCGCTTGCCGTTCGCGAACGTGAGGCGCCAGCGCTGCGCGGCTTCGTCGTACTCGGCGCGCTGCAGCTCGTGGTTCAGGCGCAGGTGCGGGCCGACGCCGAAGCGCTGCACGCAGTCTTCCAGGTACGCGCGAATTTCCGGCTGCGGCGCGAACATGCGCGTCCAGCGCGGGTTCGGCGCGAACGAGAACGAATAGACGTGCGATTGCACGTCGCATGCACACCCAGGGTAATGATTGTCGCGCCACGTGCCGCCGACCGACGCGGCCTTCTCGAGGACGACGAAGTCGGTCACGCCTGTTTGCCGCAGGCGGATCGCCATCCCGAGACCGGCGAAGCCGGTGCCGATGATGGCGATGTCGGTGGTTTCGTCCTGGCCGTCGTGGCCGGGTGGACCGAAAGGCAACGTGCGAGCATTCATCCGGGTGTCTCCGATTTGGCTCATTTTAGAATGTTACATTGTTTGATGTAACGATAGTGGGTGAGCCCGGAAACCGCAAGAGGCTAGAAGCGGCGCTCTAAGGGCCGGAAGCCAGACGGGAAAAGGCTGAGCGGGGTTTGGAACGGTCTGATTTCCGCGATGCGGGATGGGCGGAAAGGGCCGTCGGCAGGACGAGACAGGCGGTGGACGAGACCGCCGGCGCGCGGCGGTCTGTTTGAAACAGTATCAGGGACGGATCGATCGGGCGGCCGTCTCATGGAAAACCCCGGCCACGATCGTGACCTGCGCGAGCGCGTAGAGGCCCCAGATCAGGTAGTCGATGCCCGGAAAACCACCGAGGAACCGGCCAACGCCGATCAGCGTGTCGGAGCCGACGAAGATCAGGCTGCCGATCGCGACCAGCGCGCCGTGCGTGCGGGCGGCGAGCGCGAAGCTCGCCATCACGCACAGCACGAGCATGTAGACGGCGACCGGCGCCAGCAACTCGCCGAGGTGCGGGAAGAACGCCACGTAGAACGACGGCGCGGCGATCCACAGCCCGATCAGCGCGACGATGCGCCAGCCCTGCGGCCGTGCGCGCCAGCGGAAGAAGATCGCGCAGTAGCACACATGCGTGAGCAGGAACGCGCCGAGGCCGAGGACGAACGACAGCGGCCAGTCGGGCAGCGCGAGCAGCACATCGCCGAGCACGGCGGTGACGAGCGCCGCGCACAGCCACGCGCGCTCGCGCGCCGCGCCGCAGGTGCTGCCGGCCGCGAGCAGCAGGATGCCCATCGCGGCTTTCGCGACGGCCTGGCCCGGATAGGGCGCGGCGGCGAGCGACAGCCCGTAAAGCAGCGCGGCGGCGATGGCGAGCGGCCAGAGCCGGCGGTAGGTGGCGGGAAGCGTGGCGATCAAGGCGGGTGTCTCCGGTTTGTTGTTGTCTGCGGCGGACGGCGCGCCGTCGAGGGCGCGGCTGCCGGCCATTATCCGGAAGAACGGGCGTGCAAAAACCGGTGAATCCTTCTAGGACGCGGTCGGGATGGCATGCGCAGGCGCGTGCCCGCCGTCGCGTCGGTCCGGCGATGCCGCACTCCGATCCGCGGGCGTGGCCGCCGGAATTCTTCAACGCGTTGCCCCGGCTGAACCGGGGCAACGACTTCAATTCGGCTTGCTATGATCGCCGCGGTATTGCCGTTGTCGTTGTCCTGCCCGGCCGCGCGACTGGATGCGCAAGCCGGTGCGTGCCCGATGAATCCATGCCGTGCCCGGCCCGCGCGCCCATAGAAAGCGGGGCGGCGCCGGCTCCCCACGAAAACAGGTCCGACCCATGACCGAACTTCTCCACGGCGACGGTGCGATCCGCCGCACGACGCCGTACGGCGCCTCGATCGAAAACACCTATGCGGGCGTGCTGTCATTCATGCGCCGCAACTATTCGCGCGTGCTCGACGGCGTCGACGTCGCGATCTCCGGCGTACCGCTCGACCTTGCAACGACCTATCGTTCCGGCGCGCGGCTCGGCCCGGCCGCGATTCGTGCGGCGAGCGTGCAGCTTGCGGAGCTTCATCCGTATCCGTGGGGCTTCAACCCGTTCGACGACCTCGCGGCCGTCGACTACGGCGACTGCTGGTTCGACGCGCACAACCCGCTGTCGATCAAGCCCGCGATCATCGAGCATGCGCGCACGATCCTGCGTTCGGGCGCGAAGATGCTGACGTTCGGCGGCGACCACTACATCACGTATCCGCTGCTGGTCGCGCATGCGGAGCGCTACGGCAAGCCGCTGTCGCTGATTCATTTCGACGCGCACTGCGATACGTGGGCCGACGACGAGCCGGACAGCCTCAATCACGGGACGATGTTCTACAAGGCCGTGAAGGAAGGTCTGATCGATCCGGCGACGTCGGTGCAGGTTGGCATCCGCACGTGGAACGACGACTTTCTCGGGATCGAGCGGCTCGATGCCGCGTGGGTGCATGACCATGGTTCGCGCGCGGCGGTCGAGCGGATCGCCGAGATCGTCGGTGCGCGGCCCGCGTACCTGACGTTCGACATCGACTGCCTCGATCCGGCGTTCGCGCCCGGCACGGGTACGCCGGTCGCGGGTGGGTTGTCGTCGGCGCAGGCGCTGGCGATCGTGCGCGGGCTCGCAGCGGTGAACCTGGTCGGCGCGGATGTGGTCGAGGTTGCGCCGGCTTACGATCACGCGGATATCACCGCGATCGCCGCCGCGCATGTTGCGTGCGATTTGCTGTGCCTGTGGCGGCAGAAGAAGGTGGCGGGAGCGTTGAAGTAAACGGGGGTGCGTGGTCCCGCAATGCAAAAGGCCAGCGGGTAATTTGCCCGCGGCCTTTTGCCCGCTGACCATGGATTTTCATGCGTTTTGCGTGGCTTCCCGCGGTGCCGGTAAAAGCGTGGCTCGCGGAATGCCGTGATTGGTGTTCTCCGAGCAGTAGCAGTCTTGCGCGAACTCGGAATAGGGGGCGTTTGCGAACCCGGGCGGCCGCCCGCATGAGGCACCCGGGATCGTGCGCAAAGGCCGCGGCGCCCCCCTCGGCGGCTAGCCGAATTTGACGAGATTCAGCACCGGCAACGGGCCGCCCGGGATTTGCACGAGCCGCCCCCCGCTTTCGAGCAAACCCAGGTCGATGCCGAAGAAGCCGAGCCGCCCGATCAGTCCGCTCACAACCGATTTCGCCTGCACGTCGTCTCCCGCGAAGAACAACACGCGGTGCCCGCCCTCGGCCTGTGGATCGTCGGAAAGGAGGTGCGCCGGCAGATGATTGAACGCCTTCACGACGCGTGCGCCCGGCACGAGGTCCGCGAATACAGCGCTCGACGTGCGGCCATGCAATTCGGCGGGTTCGAACGTCGGCGCCTCGATCGGGTTGTTCGCGTCGATCACGATGCGTCCACCGAAGTCCGGCAATCCGGACAGCGCGGACGGCAGCTTCGCCCAGTTCACGGCGACGAGGACGATGTCCTGCGCGGCCGCTTGTTCGCGGGTTCCCGGCGTGATTGATGGGCCGAGTTCGCGTGCGAGGCCCGCGAGCGAATCCGGGCCCCGGCTGTTCGCGATGATGACTTCGATGCCTTTGCCCGCCAGCGTTTTCGCGAACGCGGACCCGATGGCGCCTGCTCCGATGATACCGATGGTGCTCATGTCGATGCTCCTGGTGAAGGGGATGAATCAAGTGATAACGCCGATGCCTGTGTCGACAAGGGGACGAACAGGTGACGTTCACTCCCCAAGGTCAGGTGAGCGAATGTTGCCGCCTTTATTGCTTGACGATTAGCGGGTAATTGTTTGAATTATTTTCAAGCAATGCTTTAAGATTCACGCATGGAAACGCTCGCCAACCTCGAATCGTTCGTGCGCAGCGCCGAAACGGGCAGCTTCTCCGCGGCCGCGCGGCGTCTTGCGCTGACACCCGCCGCTGTCAGTCGCAACGTTGCGCTGCTGGAACGCAATCTCGGCGTGCGGCTGTTCCAGCGCTCGACGCGCAAGCTCACGCTGACCGAGGCGGGCGCGCGCTTTCTGGTGGAAATCGGCGGCAATCTGGACGCGCTGCAGGCGGCGATCGCGTCCGTGTCGACCGATCGCAGCGAGCCGGCTGGCGTGCTGAAAGTCAGCATGGCGCCGACGTTCGGCATGACGTACGTCATGCCGCTGCTGCCGGCGTTCCTCGCGCGCTATCCGATGATTCGCCCGGACTGGCACTTCGAGAACCGACAGGTCGACCTGATTGCGGAGGGATACGATGCCGCGCTGGGTGGCGGGTTCGATCTCGCGCCGGGCGTCGTGTCTCGCCCATTGGCGCCTGCGCATCTCGTGGCGGTTGCGTCGCCGGCCTACATGGCCGGCCGCACACCGCCCACCGATCCCGGCGATCTGGCAGCACTCGGCGGCATCGTGATGCGCTCGAGCCGCACCGGCCGTGTGCGTCACCGGACGATGCGCGACTCGGCAGGCGTTGAAATGCCTGCGCTGCTCGGCGAGACCATCGTGGTCAACGACCCGGCCGCGATGCGCCAGGCGGCGATTCTCGGGCTGGGCGTCACGTTGCTGGCCGTGTCGGACGTGCTGTCCTCGATCGAACGGGGGGAACTCGTCCGTCTGCTGCCGCGCTGGTACGTGGATGCGGGGGCGATTTCGATCTATTTCGCGACGCGAGCGCTGCTGCCGGCGAAAACACGCGTGTTCGTCGACTTCGTTGTCGAAGCGTTCGGCCGGGAGCGGTTGGCCGAAAGGTTTGCGGGAGGCGTCGCATGACTCGAATCCCGGCAAGTCGATGCGCTTCGGCTGTCGCAGCGTCATGGCAGGGATGGGCGGGAACAGCTGCTCGTGGCCGAGCGGCGACGGTTGGGCCCGCGCTTCACGCAAACCAAAAAGGCCGACGGGCAGGGTGCCGGTCGGCCTTTTGGGAATGAGTGCGCGCTGCGCCGCCTGTTACTTCGCCGCGAGCGCGCTCGCCACGCCTTTATCGATCCACGCATTCTCCGCAACATTCAGCTTCTGCGGAATCAGCTTCGCCGCATGGAACGCATCGGCAACCCCTTGCTGCGCAGCGACGATCCGCGCATCGAGCGGCACCGCACCGAACGGCACGCGCTTGATCCACGTCTCGACCAGCGCTTGCGGCAGGCCGACCTTCGGTGCGAGCAGCGCGGCGGTGTCGGCCGGATGTCCGTTGACCCACAAGCCCGTCTCGCGTGCCTGCTTCAGGATCGCACCGACCACGTCGGGATGCTGCTGCGCGAAGTCGCGCGTCGCTTCGTAGAAGTTGTTGGTCGCCGCGAGCCCCGTGTAGTCGGACAGCGTGCGCACCTTCAGCGCGCTCTGCGCGGCCGCGTAGTACGGATCCCACACGGCCCACGCATCGACATTGCCGCTTTCGAATGCGGCGCGCGCGTCGGCGGGCGGCAGGTACACAGGGCGGATCTCGTCATAGCGCACGCCGGCCTGCTTCAGCGCTTCGAGTAACAGGTAGTTCGCGCTCGAGCCTTTCTGCAGCGCGACCTTCTTGCCCCGCAGGCCGGCGACCGAACGGATCGGCGAATCGGCTTTCACGAATACGGCTTCGTTGTGCGGCGCCGGCGGCTCCGCGCCGACGTAGACGAACTGCACGCCGGCCGCCTGCGCGAACACGGGCGGCGGCGCGCCCGTGTAGCCGAAGTCGATGCTGTTCGCGTTCAGCGCTTCGAGCAGTTGCGGGCCGGCCGGGAATTCGAACCATTGAACGCCATAGCCGAGCGGCTTGAGCCGCGCTTCGAGCGCGCCCTGCGCCTTGACGACCGACAGCAGGCCGGCCTTCTGATAGCCGATGCGCACGACCTTGTCGGCGCTGCCTTGCGCGAAGGCCGACGCGGCGGCGAACGTGACGAGCGTGACGGCAGCGGTGCGGGTGATCCAGCGGGTGAAACGAATCATCGAACGAACTCCATGCGAGATATCTTCCGGGAGCGGTGGGTGCCGCTCGGTTGGAAGAATCGTCGCATGGGCGATCGCGCCCGCAAACGAAGCATTGCCGATATGAATATGACGGCGGCGACCCTATGCTTTGTCGCCGGCGCCTGACGGATCGGACGTATCCGGCGTGCCGGACTGGCGCGCCGCTTCGTCGCTGAGCTTCTTGTCGAGGATCGTCGCGACGCGGCCGCCGAGATACGCGCTCGCCGCGGTTTCGAGCGCGCGGTTCGTCTCGCCTTCGACGAACACGGCCGCGAGCGGGCGCAGACGCCAGATCGCGTCGACCAGCTCGGGCACGTCGGTGGCGGGCGGCAGCGTGCCGGCGTCGTAGCGGTCGAGCCGCTTCACGACGAGATCGACGAGCAGCCGCGCGATCGCGTCGAAGTGCGGCCGCGCGAGGCTGATCACGTCGAGCAGTTCGCGCGGCGGGATGCCTTCCTTCGTCATCGCGGCCGCCGCCTCGAGCAGCGCGGGGCTCTTCGCGACGAACGACAGGCCGCGCCGTTCGAGCAGGCCGAGATCGGTGACGCGCGACAGCTGCGTGGTGGCCTGCGGGCCGAACATCTGCGCGAGCGCGGCGAGCGAATAGGTTTTCGGCAGTTCGTGCGACCAGCGGCCGCCGATCGCGTTTTCGAGGCCGAGGATCGAGCGCAGGTCGTGGCCTTCGTCGATTGCCTTGATCAGGTCCTGGATGTTCGACAGCGTGTAGCCGCGCGCGAGCAGATGGTTGATCAGCTTCAGGCGCGCGACGTGCGTGTCGTCGTAGATGCCGACGCGGCCGCGTTTTTCCGGCGGCGCGAGCAAGCCGCGATCCTGATACGCGCGGACGTTGCGCACGGTGGTATCGGACACGCGCGCGAGTTCGTCGACCGTGTACTCGTTGCCGGAATCCGGTGCAGCCTCGTCGGGCGTGGAATGAGTCTGTTTTGACATGCGGCCATTCTAGCGCGACGCGGCGGGCTCGGGCGAGGCAGGGAGCGCGTGTGCGCCGTCGCCGAGCGGCCGTTGCAGCAGCGCCGTGTCGATCCAGCGGCCGCGCTTGAAGCCGACCGCCTTCAGCACGCCGGCCGGTTCGAAGCCGAATGCGCGATGCAGCGCCGTCGAGCCGCCGGTGCCGCCATCGGCGATCACCGCGATCATCTGCCGCCACGGGCCGGCTTCGCAGCGCGCGATCAGTGCCGCGAGCAGTGCGCGGCCGATTCCGCGCCCGCGCTGCGCATCGTCGATGTAGATCGAATCCTCGATCGTGAAGCGGTATGCGCTGCGCGTGCGGTAAGGCGTCGCGTAGGCGTAACCGGCCACGCGGCCGTCGCAATCGGCGACGAGATACGGCAGCCCGTGGCCCAGTACCGCATCGCGGCGCGCGCGCAGTTCGGTGGCGTCGGGCGGCGTTTCCTCGAACGACGCGACGCTGTGGTGCACGTGGTGCGCATAGATCGCGTGGATCGCATCGAGGTCGGCGTCGGTCGCGTCGCGAACGACGCAGGCGGGAGCGGTGGACATGGCGGAGGGTCTGGCGAAATCAAATCGCTACTATGCCGGCCGCCGAAGCGCGTGGCAAAGCCGTTCGCCGTTTCGGTGACTCACAGCCGGCCGTCCGCCGCATGAACCGCATCGGCGATCGCATCCGCGACACGCTGCACGCGCGGCGAGCGGCGCACGTCCGGGTGCACGACGAGCCAGAT
It encodes the following:
- a CDS encoding NADPH-dependent F420 reductase; its protein translation is MSTIGIIGAGAIGSAFAKTLAGKGIEVIIANSRGPDSLAGLARELGPSITPGTREQAAAQDIVLVAVNWAKLPSALSGLPDFGGRIVIDANNPIEAPTFEPAELHGRTSSAVFADLVPGARVVKAFNHLPAHLLSDDPQAEGGHRVLFFAGDDVQAKSVVSGLIGRLGFFGIDLGLLESGGRLVQIPGGPLPVLNLVKFG
- a CDS encoding LysR family transcriptional regulator gives rise to the protein METLANLESFVRSAETGSFSAAARRLALTPAAVSRNVALLERNLGVRLFQRSTRKLTLTEAGARFLVEIGGNLDALQAAIASVSTDRSEPAGVLKVSMAPTFGMTYVMPLLPAFLARYPMIRPDWHFENRQVDLIAEGYDAALGGGFDLAPGVVSRPLAPAHLVAVASPAYMAGRTPPTDPGDLAALGGIVMRSSRTGRVRHRTMRDSAGVEMPALLGETIVVNDPAAMRQAAILGLGVTLLAVSDVLSSIERGELVRLLPRWYVDAGAISIYFATRALLPAKTRVFVDFVVEAFGRERLAERFAGGVA
- a CDS encoding sulfonate ABC transporter substrate-binding protein, encoding MIRFTRWITRTAAVTLVTFAAASAFAQGSADKVVRIGYQKAGLLSVVKAQGALEARLKPLGYGVQWFEFPAGPQLLEALNANSIDFGYTGAPPPVFAQAAGVQFVYVGAEPPAPHNEAVFVKADSPIRSVAGLRGKKVALQKGSSANYLLLEALKQAGVRYDEIRPVYLPPADARAAFESGNVDAWAVWDPYYAAAQSALKVRTLSDYTGLAATNNFYEATRDFAQQHPDVVGAILKQARETGLWVNGHPADTAALLAPKVGLPQALVETWIKRVPFGAVPLDARIVAAQQGVADAFHAAKLIPQKLNVAENAWIDKGVASALAAK
- a CDS encoding alpha/beta fold hydrolase; protein product: MARAHEMLTVQSGDVKLAVYVSGSRRAPPLILVHGYPDSAAVWAPIRARLAKRYRVIAYDVRGAGASDAPRRRADYTLERLAADLKAVADATCGGRPFHLVGHDWGSIQCWEAVTDPAFRGRIASYTSISGPCLDHVFRAKMRLKQSLKSWYIAFFHLPVVPSLVWRLGGAALWPRWLQITERVRAERDPVQLKNALNGLQLYRANFLARARKPRERYAQAPVQILVPVRDRYVTPEMSVDLDRWLGDHVREEIDGSHWVVLRHPDMIASRIDRFASAQERPAVANAAVQRPVGAGRRLNSVS
- a CDS encoding metal-dependent hydrolase; this translates as MTTPNMMPVRRDIRFALPPERARDWHVQGVPVTHFMNALSLLFPAGERFFMDSVRNYRDRIEDPELKKQVLGFIGQEAMHTREHIEYNDLLQSSGLPAHKLDKRLWTILGWFKKALPHSMQLAITIALEHYTAILANQLLSGHEHRIDGSVEGYQQMWMWHAMEETEHKAVSYDVWTTVMKPGLGSYLLRTGTMLTTTVFFWAIVFDFHVRLMRAHRREHGKFGGMWRLVKYLYGPKHGVFPSIAREWLDYFRPGFHPWDHDNHQYLQGLDTLLENIDATNARYAAQAAPRRVPLHPVPQA
- the speB gene encoding agmatinase, with product MTELLHGDGAIRRTTPYGASIENTYAGVLSFMRRNYSRVLDGVDVAISGVPLDLATTYRSGARLGPAAIRAASVQLAELHPYPWGFNPFDDLAAVDYGDCWFDAHNPLSIKPAIIEHARTILRSGAKMLTFGGDHYITYPLLVAHAERYGKPLSLIHFDAHCDTWADDEPDSLNHGTMFYKAVKEGLIDPATSVQVGIRTWNDDFLGIERLDAAWVHDHGSRAAVERIAEIVGARPAYLTFDIDCLDPAFAPGTGTPVAGGLSSAQALAIVRGLAAVNLVGADVVEVAPAYDHADITAIAAAHVACDLLCLWRQKKVAGALK
- a CDS encoding MerR family transcriptional regulator, with translation MSKQTHSTPDEAAPDSGNEYTVDELARVSDTTVRNVRAYQDRGLLAPPEKRGRVGIYDDTHVARLKLINHLLARGYTLSNIQDLIKAIDEGHDLRSILGLENAIGGRWSHELPKTYSLAALAQMFGPQATTQLSRVTDLGLLERRGLSFVAKSPALLEAAAAMTKEGIPPRELLDVISLARPHFDAIARLLVDLVVKRLDRYDAGTLPPATDVPELVDAIWRLRPLAAVFVEGETNRALETAASAYLGGRVATILDKKLSDEAARQSGTPDTSDPSGAGDKA
- a CDS encoding lysoplasmalogenase, giving the protein MIATLPATYRRLWPLAIAAALLYGLSLAAAPYPGQAVAKAAMGILLLAAGSTCGAARERAWLCAALVTAVLGDVLLALPDWPLSFVLGLGAFLLTHVCYCAIFFRWRARPQGWRIVALIGLWIAAPSFYVAFFPHLGELLAPVAVYMLVLCVMASFALAARTHGALVAIGSLIFVGSDTLIGVGRFLGGFPGIDYLIWGLYALAQVTIVAGVFHETAARSIRP
- a CDS encoding flavin-containing monooxygenase, yielding MNARTLPFGPPGHDGQDETTDIAIIGTGFAGLGMAIRLRQTGVTDFVVLEKAASVGGTWRDNHYPGCACDVQSHVYSFSFAPNPRWTRMFAPQPEIRAYLEDCVQRFGVGPHLRLNHELQRAEYDEAAQRWRLTFANGKRLSARVLVSGMGGLSRAALPSIPGVENFKGRAFHSQQWDHDYALEGKRVAVIGTGASAIQFVPQIAPRVKELALFQRTPPWIMPKPDRNLTGLEKWLFRTLPFTQKAVRSSIYWMLESRVLGFAIHPSLMKNVQKLALRHIRKQIPDPELRKTVTPNYTLGCKRVLISNDYYPALSRKNVDVVTTGIDHIEADAVVTTDGRRHEVDCLIYGTGFQVADPYPRGAIIGRGGLDIVDAWRDGAHAYLGSTLPGYPNFFMIVGPNTGLGHNSMVFMIESQIEYILGALQAMHRERADAIEVRPLVEAQFNSDLQGRLKKAIWSTGGCKSWYLDPRTGKNTTLWPGFTWRFRQATAHFSIADYHAYRAPQHDTTARPAAAPAASASTSTSAEAA
- a CDS encoding putative glycolipid-binding domain-containing protein, whose translation is MREVRWASLEGDGVEHLTFDRSGGGIVVESAVVGQRYGRAYGLAYRVECDPHWRVTYAVMKVMGGGTLELRGDGEGHWRDGAGRALPELDGCIDIDIAATPFTNSLPIGRLGLVRGERRPIDVVYISTPDLKVTPVKQAYACIEPGRRYRYEGIFRNFTAEMDIDDGGLVIDYETLFRRLPAPTGR
- a CDS encoding GNAT family N-acetyltransferase, encoding MSTAPACVVRDATDADLDAIHAIYAHHVHHSVASFEETPPDATELRARRDAVLGHGLPYLVADCDGRVAGYAYATPYRTRSAYRFTIEDSIYIDDAQRGRGIGRALLAALIARCEAGPWRQMIAVIADGGTGGSTALHRAFGFEPAGVLKAVGFKRGRWIDTALLQRPLGDGAHALPASPEPAASR